AACGCCTCACCGAGACGTTGCCAATTTGTGTAGACATTTCTTATAAATCTCTCTTCTTATAGATTTCACCCCAAAATCTGAATGATACTGTgacatttattatttcaaaatgattgaACATACAAAAATAGATTATTGCAGCATGCAGTGAGTGTGAGAGACACATTTACAAATCACACGACTTGAGCAGATCCTTTCAGTCTATCATATATTACTAACTATATGTATCAGCACTAACAATGTTCACTActtaaaacataaataaatcacagcTTGTGTACAAATGGAGTTCTGAAACTAAGAATGTTTCAGATGTATTCACTACTTATCCAGTTTAATCCTCTacataagtgtgtgtttttctgataaTCAGTCTGTTTTGAATCCAATAAAAAAAGTCTACATATAGAAAAACTATATAGAAAACCTAAAAGTATGATTTCTCCACCAATTGGAATGACATTATCTCATTTAAAACAGGAAATATCACGCTTTGTTGCCAATATTCTTGTAGAGGACCATTGAAACCACCATGGCAGCAAGCTGTGAAGAAAGCGGTTTATCAATAAATTATAAACACAGTGTCAAGGATTTCAGATACAAGTAATTGTGGCAAATTGTCCTTGAAATATTTCCCCCAAGGTGATACTGTTAACGTTGTCTGGCATCAGACTTCCTTAGTGGCCTCAACGTCAAATACAAACAATGAGAGTCAAACTGAGTCGCTGAACTGCTCACATTGCCATTTGAGAAGTCCTTTTTAGAAAGATATTGATTAATATTGGTAAAATAGGTGTTGCAACAAGCTCTTGTTCTTATTACAGTATTTGTAGACCATTTCAGAAGGCATCTAAGTTAATTTATTGTATTTGTAAATGAGATATGTGACAGGAAGTAAACAGCTGTTGCCTAACAatgccattctttttttttggagatgGCAATATGACAGATAAAGTGAAAAAAGTTGAAATCcatttaattcaaataacaCTCTATAAAAGCAACTGTAGTGCATagcacagagaaaatgtctaTTTGGGAGGGATACCTcgagagcagcgattcccagaGCCACGGCGGCAACGACCACAGCGTTTTCCTCGATCAGCTGCAGCAGCCTTGTAAAGCAGCCATCAACCATCTGGAAGGGAATCACCAGGTTTTAGATTAGGAGCAACCGATGGTTCTGTTTCTCACAGGCGATGAGGTAAACGAGAGTAGAGTGGCCTCGTACCGAACCATGTGCTTCGTCCGTATTGCACACCAGGATGGTTTCATTGCAACATGTCATTGGGTAAAGATCTCCTCCGTTGTCATTGTAAAAAGCGGAGCCATTGAAATCTCTGTAGCTCTTGTATCCGCAGCACTTAAACTAGAAGGAAACCACAGGTGTTAGTCCCAAATCTGAACAAAGTACTGCAAAGCCACAGTGTATTCAAATAGTCAAATATCTGTTGGTGTTGGCTGAGATGTTGGATGGGAATAAAAATGTTGTATCGGGACTTTACTTCACGTAAAAgattaataagtaaataaaaatgcagTACCTCCTCCATGGTGGCGTTCCAGAGAGAGGTGAAACGGTTGTTGCGTCCATACTCATCTTTAATGCTTGTTTTAACTTCATCCTCCAGACTGTCAAGAATCTGCTCAGCCTAAGGAGGTAACATTTGTTTCAGGTTTCTAAatctaaaaaactaaaatcGGATCAAGTGACAATCATTGCCAAGTGCATCCTGTTTTGGGCCTTGAGAGATACTTACCACATCCTTAAAGACGAGCAGAACCACAGCTCCCGCTACCTCGACGATGAAGATAATCAGTATTATGCTGAAGAACTGGATGGTTGTGAAAATAATAATGGATCAGGTAAAACTATTAACGTAAGGCAGCATTGTGTCTCCATAAATCCTCACCGACTGGGGAACAGGGTTGGATAAGGAGCATTTAATCAGACTGACAGCAAAACTAAAGGTAATTACTAAAATATTCATGTATGAGGGCACTCTGCTTTAAAACATGAACCTTTATAGTTGGCCAAGTTCACATTTCATGTCTCCTCGGTTCTAATTCAAAAAGAAGAGGCTATATATTTTTTGAAACTGTTATTCTGAACATACGTCATTCTACCAGACGTCAGACAATGAATACATCTTATCTTATTGAACCAGATTATTTAATACAGTACGTTGAAGTAGCTGAAAAGGTCTCGCATATTCTCGAAACGTCTTTCACTGATGCATCAAACGTCGCTCACCGTCAGCAGCATGCACCTGCTCTCCCTGACGGCGCCGCAGCAGCCCAAGAAGCCGATGAGCAGCAGCACGGCGCCCACTGCAATGAGCAGGTAGGCGACGTTGGCCAGCTGGGAGACACCAGGCGGGGCGCCATCCACGCTCTCCAGCAGACCCAGCAGAGAACCGCTGTCCACCTTCACCCACACTCCCACGCCCAGGATGCACACGCCTGCCAACTGCGTGTTGGGcgaggaaagaagagagagacacggagaaaCAGTGGTCAACTCTGCAGTGCCGACGTGCAGGAAGGAGGCTTTTGTTGTCATCATCAGGAAGGAACAAACGTTAAGAATCCAAAAAAGGTTTCGTTGTAGGCCTGTAAAAAATGCCTGTTCTCTGATGAACTGTGGATGAGAGATGTGATCACCTGCGAGTGAAGTTTAGcctgaaaataatttaaattagaAGCCCTCACTTTAATGCTGGCAGCGCCAGCCTCAACATCTTTATGGTGAGCGAGCTTGGTTTCTATCTCCTGACGATAACGTTGTCTTTAGCTTAGAGACAAGTGAGTGGTATAATTCTTCTCGTCTTTTCCTGTGTTTGTCAGCTGTGACTGAATACAGGAGGCACACAGCTAATATATTGCTGCAAAGGAGAATGTCACACAAGGCCACAGGGAAAAGCTCCCTCGTCTGTTTTCTCAGTAATTATGCCAAACAGAAGCAGAGTGACAGAAGTTGAAGAAGTAGATTCATTTTTTTGCCACTTACAAAGATGCTGCCATTGAAGACGAACATCATGAGTTTGAGAAAGCCGGAGCAACACATCTTGCCGTTTGTTTTTCCTTCGTCCTGTTATTCACCTTTTCattgaaaaaagagaagaaaacagttAAACTGAGCTAATTTGTGGTATAACTGGTCACACAACTGTATTTGTCTCTCACAGGACTTTGGTTAACTGCAGAACTTTGTATTCGACCTCTCATAGAAAAACGAGCGCTACGAGGATGTCTGACAACCTAAGCGAGCACCGACATGGGTCAAACGGAATTCGCTCCGGTTATTCATTAACCGCGGTAACAGGAAAAACACGAGGGGCCTGAATCTCCCTTAAATGTGGCCAGTTTGTCCCACTGACGTCCTCCCAGGGTCTCTGTCGCCGTGTGAGATAAGCCACTTGTTCATAGTCACATTTAACCGCCGTTTGGCCCGGCCTGTGAgttatttaaagtattttcaAGCACACATTGAAATCATTCCCCTTAAAAGCCTGCTGGTTGTCACACTGCAGTATAAAAAAACagtcataaaacacacacacccttgttCCCAACCTTGCGTGACTTTATTTCTGAGTCAGAGATGGgatctgttttgtatttattgatcCTTGTGGCTTCCTTATTGCAACTTTACCTGTAGTATTTAGAGGGAACATACAGTTTGAAAGAGGCCATTGCTTTGATATCACGTGTTGGTTGTTTGGAATGTGTTTAATGGAAGGTCGCTTTCTCACAACTTAAAATGTCAGAGAACATTTGGGGTTTAATACACCAGCTGTctatttgaaatgtttgtttttaatgtatattaAGGAGAACCGAGTTGGACGATTCTGGGGTGAACTAATAATCACCGTGTAAATCACAAATGAACCCATTCAAATATGACGACAACATTAGAGCGAATAACAAGCAGGTTATCAGCTACCTGAAAGTACACATGATGGATTACGAGGGAGACATCAATGATCTAACTAAGTATTTCTCCGTCCTTAGTTGTATTACCGTAGCTGGAAAAGTCACCTTGATATTTGCATAATCTGATTCAAAGTATGAAAAGCACAAGGCTCTTACCTGTGCAGCCGTCAGGAGTGTCTGCTCAGCAAGGCTTTCACATGTCCCTTTATCCTCTCACAGGATAGATAAAAAAGTTCATGCCCTATACGTCACCGACTTTTCCTGGTGACCAAAGTCCCTTTCAAAATAGAACAGAAAACTTCCCggcattgaaatatatataatattgatCATGAACGATTTCCTGAATCCAACAGAGCTCAACAGCACAAATAAATGACTAATTCATATATTAGAACTTGAGGAGTAATTAAATTTGCTatgaaaatatcaaaacaaaacatttggggAACAAATGATTTGAATGACCCTAGTTtagttaaataatatatatttagaaaaataatatttacgTAATAGACTTTGTGCAAATGAAAGCCAACAGACATCTTGTATGCATCCACATCTTTTAATCCCCACATAGAGACACAATAAACCCGGCAAAGGAAATACTGAATAAGCATTAACCAGTGCAACCCCGTAAtaagaaaaatctaaatttaaAAGACGATATCCCTCCATCATGGTAATAACAAGACTGCACCATAAACATCACCTTTGAGGTATGCTTGAACCTTCTTCCTCAGCAGGCTAGAACCCCCGACACACATTGATGTGGTAACGAGCCACTGGTGCATTTCCGCATAGCAGCCACAAGGGGGCGACACGACACCAAACCACAGATATCCCCCACGCAACGGCTCCTGCCATTCAGGTGCATCCTCGCCTGCAACAGGTGCCGCAAACCCACTAAACAAGTAATGAAGCAGCGGCGACGtgctacaaaagaaaaaaaggcacagCTGCTCAGTACAACTCTTTGGCATCTCAGTGTAACAGTCACATTCAGCCAGTTGTGAAAAGATCAAATCAAAAAGAAGCATCCCATAAACGGCTGCAGTACCATGAATAAGTACATCTACATGATGACTTTCGGACAATTCTATTAACTTTAACAACCGCAGCCTGCCAGGCCGCTGCGGGGCGTCTCTTTCAGGCCGGCCTCATCGTGGTTGGCCAACGGAGTGGCGTCGCCGTTCACGCTCTCGTTCATCCTCTCGCAGATGACGTCCACCAGCTCGTCAAACACCTGCTTCACGTTGACGTTGTCTTTGGCGCTGGCCTCGAAGAACTGGAAGCCTACGGAGAGGGCAAGAGGCTGGGTTCAGTGTctccttgctgtgtgtgtgtgtgtgtgtgtgtgtgtgtgtgtgtgtgtgtgtgtgtgtgtgtgtgtgtgccaaccGAGCTCTGTAGCCAGTCTTTGGGCATCTTCAGTGGGGACCTGCCGGTCTTCTTCTAAATCCAGCTTGTTGCCTACCAGCACTACTTGAGCGTTGCCCCACGAGTACGTCTTGATCTGGGTCGCCCTGGGAAACGGCAATGCAACATTCTCACACAGCGAGTTTGCAGTAGTTACTATGGAGCTGCGCTTAAGTACAGTTTGGAGGTACTTCGCTTGAATACTTCAATTTCACACAACTTTAAACTTCTACTTAGCTACATTTCTTctattttgttttacttctgtcTGAGAGGGACTTAACGATTTATAATTAAAACTTACAAGAGTTTCAAATCAACTCCACTTCAAACAGCTGTGACAAATAGTTTGCTGCTTACTTATTAATGCACCGGCATCGTTCCAGCATATGACGTGTATATGGCAGGTACTAAATTGTTGTGTCTTTATAAAAACTCTAAACTATCAAATGCCAATAGATTTCTGTACTTTACTGAATTATTTATAGTGAATTCTGAAACTTTTGCATTTTTACAGAATATGATTTTACAGGGCAAACAGTGGCAGAAGAATAAAATGTTCAGATGACAGCTGTGATATgtgtaaaaataatcaaataataattcagTTATGGTTTAGATTTGCACTTCAGCTACAGGACGTTATGTATGGTAAACACACGGGTCCAAAATAATGTGTGATTGCAttgttttaagtaaaaaaaacaatacaattacaCATTATTGCAGGGGACGTCCGCTAAAACCTTCCATCTCTCCCAGCACAATGTAGGAATTCAGAATGCAAATATGCTCCTGCTGATAACGGCCGAGACGCAGGAAGGCACATGACCACCAGTCCAGCTCACCAGTCCTGCACGGCGCAGAAGGACTCCTGGCTGGTGATGTCGTACATCAGTAGAAAGCCCATGGCCCCCCTGTAGTACGCCGTGGTGATGGTCCGGTAGCGCTCCTGCCCCGCCGTGTCCTGTGAACACATGACAACCCTGAGAGAGTCCGGTGAGCACGCCGGCCTATACATATATGCTCCAGGCTTGAGCCCTCGCCCTCCATCAACATTCAGTAATAGATCTCTCCCGGGTGTCAGTCCACGCTTTGagcacacacccccccccattgCATTAATCTTTAATGAAGCCTGCTGTCAGGGGACGGTGTTGAACATCGACTGCCATTAGCTGGGCGGTTGTCTGCAGAGGAACAAGCTTGCTCCACGTGCATGACGGGCGCCGGCGTGCAAGAGATACCGACCGGGCaacgcggggaggggggggataaaCGGTCCATGTTGCGCAACAACGCCTTCAAACGCACAGCCCCCTCTGCCGCCGCCTCGGGCTGCACTCCAGGACCTCTAGACAGATTACAGCTCCGGCATTAAAGAGGCTGCAGTGTTTTGTACTTAGTGTTGCTCATATAGTGACTGTGGAGCCTACTtgagctctctctccctccgtgtgtatttatacaaatatatattatattactaaACTCTTTATCTGGTCGAACCCACTCAAGAGTTGGGCCCTGTTCAGATAAACAATGATTCTATGCTTCGACTACACCTCAGAGCAATAAGTTTATGTTTACAGCCCGTGTCTAGAAACAGTCCCAACTAACCCAGATCTGGAGCTTGACCCGCTTGTCGCTCCGGTAGATGGTCTTGACCTTGAAGTCGATGCCCACTGTGCTGACGAAGGCCGAGGTGAAGGAGTCGTCGGCGAAGCGGAACAGGAACGAGGTCTTCCCTACGCTGCTGTTGCCGATGATCAGCAGCTTGAACATGTAATCAAAGTTCTGGTCGGCCGCGTCCCTCTGCTCCGCCGCGTCTCTGGCCAGAGCCATCTGTCACACCCAGCAGGAGAGGAACGGTCACTCTCCCTGACTTTATGAGCAAGCGTGTCCAAAGGCGACCTGGATTTAAAACAGCATCTCTGTGACTAATCCCTTCATTTATTCCATGACAGAAAGGCCAAAATCCTTTGCTCTCAATGTGTGAGGATTGGTTGCTGTCGGAAAACAATTCCTGGTATTAAATGAGCAAATTAAACAGCAGAATAATCAACGGATAACGACTATGATCCTTAATCAGAAATACAACAGGAATCCGGCATAAAGAGGAGGTGCTAACAGAAGTTATTGCAGGTTCAACTTAAGTAAATTCCCGAAGCCACAAGATGAATAACGAAAGCAGCGGATTCCTTCTGTAACGGtctcttatttatttagttgCTCATTTAAAAGTCAGAaaccaacccagtctcacagcaaaacatgtaacagctacgttgtggaacgtggtattctcacgcttttggggagaaagcgtgagaatacaaTGTTTcatttgcaactaggtcacatgactatcaactttccctcagctaaaaagaaaatggcggactgttggtctattatctgtgaaaaacacaaaattttaagcatcagcatttgtatgcatttagATGGCATTTCgagcgagaagtatgcgttatattttcaaaaTCTTCTaccagagaatgtagaagaccttccgtttattagtttctagtgacgtagttgcaaggcaatgtaaatgaatgggccaaaataaaacgtagtattatcacaattttggggagaaagcgtgagaataccacgttccacaacgtagctattacacgttttgctgtgagactgtgTTCAGAAACAGTTAAATAATTTGCAAACAGTGGGATCTTTTTTACTTTGTCGTCATCTTTACTATGTAAATAACACTATTCTCTTCAAGAGTCAATGGCCAACAACTTGCAGGTTTTTGTTATTCTTGTTTGTTAAGAACTGCCTACGGTGGTGAGGGTGTGCAGCTAAAGAACTAAATAGAAACCTTTATATCCCTGgtgggcggggggaggggggaggagggggctggTACACAATAGTCATGTGTTCAGATTGAGGAATCTCAGCAATTTGAGGATTTACACTCACGTGCCTGAAATTCATCCAATGTGATATTTGAGcagatgctgttgttgttgccccccccaacccatcCCTCACCCCTGATTCACAACCAGGGAGAGATCCTTCTACAGTCCCTCTCTCGATCAGTCACTCGCTGCCTGCTCTCCCGTCTCCGTCGTAAACTTATGGGCGCGGTGAATGCTGAGACACGAGCTGTGAAGAGTGGGTGGGGTGAGGGATCGGGACAatagcccccccaccctctgcaCCTCACCCATCAACCAGTTTAAACTCACACCCATTTCTAtctcccctccatccccctctcCGTCTCGTTTTCATCCACCCAAGCATCCCTGCTGTCATCATCCATCCGCATCTCACCCACCCGCTGCTTCCTCCCATCTTTCTGCATCATGAGGCTGGCTGACCcatccgaccccccccctcccttcccctgaGTCCTGTACTCCCCCCTGATTGCTGAGATCCCAGCTCAGCAGATCCACTTCCAGGACCATAAAGAGGAGGACATGGCGGCCTGCTGCTGAATCCACTCAGCAGAACGCTGAGAATCCACGCGCCAGTGTGAAAACACgtaacacgcgtgtgtgtgtgtgtgtgtgtgacacacgtgtgtgtgtgtgtgtgttgggttctTTGGCCTCAGTAGACTAGTCATCTCGCATAGGAAGAAGAACGTCACATCAATGTAGAGGTCTGGACTGGTTGGAGGCGCAGGGCGCGCGCACCACGACACCGTTCCGCACATGGGGTCGTGCACTTGTTGACACGTG
The sequence above is a segment of the Gasterosteus aculeatus chromosome 9, fGasAcu3.hap1.1, whole genome shotgun sequence genome. Coding sequences within it:
- the tspan34a gene encoding tetraspanin-1, producing the protein MCCSGFLKLMMFVFNGSIFLAGVCILGVGVWVKVDSGSLLGLLESVDGAPPGVSQLANVAYLLIAVGAVLLLIGFLGCCGAVRESRCMLLTFFSIILIIFIVEVAGAVVLLVFKDVAEQILDSLEDEVKTSIKDEYGRNNRFTSLWNATMEEFKCCGYKSYRDFNGSAFYNDNGGDLYPMTCCNETILVCNTDEAHGSMVDGCFTRLLQLIEENAVVVAAVALGIAALELAAMVVSMVLYKNIGNKA
- the LOC120825727 gene encoding GTP-binding protein Rab-3D encodes the protein MALARDAAEQRDAADQNFDYMFKLLIIGNSSVGKTSFLFRFADDSFTSAFVSTVGIDFKVKTIYRSDKRVKLQIWDTAGQERYRTITTAYYRGAMGFLLMYDITSQESFCAVQDWATQIKTYSWGNAQVVLVGNKLDLEEDRQVPTEDAQRLATELGFQFFEASAKDNVNVKQVFDELVDVICERMNESVNGDATPLANHDEAGLKETPRSGLAGCGC